The following are from one region of the Bacillus methanolicus MGA3 genome:
- a CDS encoding alpha/beta fold hydrolase, translating to MPYFSHGENNIFFEDIGSGVPIVFIHPPAMGRKVFFYQKKLSKHFRVLLPDLSGHGDTTGPAGNVSISGFANEIKGLLDFLEIECAAVCGYSSGGLVAQEFALQYPDRSLAVILSGGFPQVLSPAFKYEHMIGMYFVKHAPDFLRYLIAISHTDDKELQDGIIHHMKKANRKTWFDFYEKSLHFSCLDRLHHLQAPLLLFYGSRDIVNQHVRAYKKHTNCQISIIKNESHQLPTKKWELFNQMITGFLMEKVPERSF from the coding sequence ATGCCTTATTTTTCACATGGAGAAAATAACATTTTCTTTGAAGATATAGGTTCAGGCGTTCCGATTGTTTTTATTCACCCACCTGCGATGGGGCGGAAAGTTTTTTTTTACCAAAAAAAGCTTTCAAAGCATTTTCGGGTTTTGCTGCCTGATTTAAGCGGGCACGGGGATACAACAGGCCCGGCGGGAAATGTTTCGATCTCCGGATTTGCCAATGAAATTAAAGGATTGTTGGATTTTCTCGAAATAGAATGTGCAGCCGTTTGCGGTTATTCTTCCGGAGGACTTGTTGCACAGGAATTTGCTCTTCAATATCCGGACCGGTCGCTCGCTGTCATTCTTTCCGGTGGGTTTCCGCAAGTGTTGTCTCCGGCCTTTAAATATGAACATATGATTGGTATGTATTTCGTAAAGCATGCTCCCGATTTTTTAAGGTACTTAATTGCGATTAGCCATACGGATGATAAAGAATTGCAAGATGGCATTATACATCATATGAAAAAAGCAAATCGAAAAACTTGGTTTGATTTTTATGAAAAATCTCTTCACTTTTCTTGCTTAGACCGTCTTCATCATCTGCAGGCTCCTTTATTGTTGTTTTACGGATCAAGAGATATAGTAAATCAGCATGTTCGTGCTTACAAAAAACATACGAATTGCCAAATTTCGATCATAAAGAATGAGTCCCACCAGCTTCCAACGAAGAAATGGGAGTTGTTCAATCAAATGATCACGGGATTTTTAATGGAAAAAGTTCCTGAGAGAAGTTTTTAA
- a CDS encoding putative holin-like toxin, whose translation MTVFESMTLMISFACLIIAVLTFNQNK comes from the coding sequence TTGACAGTTTTTGAATCGATGACATTGATGATTTCATTTGCTTGTCTGATCATCGCTGTCTTAACTTTTAACCAAAATAAATAG
- a CDS encoding DUF2935 domain-containing protein yields MVSSYEQTAKYEHGFWLQVLGDHARFILDSLASNEKAAIEAAEYFKNTFDRLLEGVETTDLIHLSKRAQEEVKKFREFKLDLIRRHLQGKIDIHLSPTFINHMVNELDEYARILAYLKKREVPPIFHELHHHLIWLLDAAGHAGAIDDNMDQVEKRLKKKSKEYTKHFEEFYLKAVEMTGFLRTNLTSFPALERFNKEASLEIRLFMNFLMELEELELGTQALGTFAPLMADHMFREECYYLSKLAESAGIEKPDCNPTKPRLKT; encoded by the coding sequence GTGGTTTCCAGCTATGAGCAGACGGCAAAGTACGAACATGGTTTTTGGCTGCAAGTTTTAGGAGATCATGCGCGGTTTATACTTGATTCACTTGCCTCGAATGAAAAAGCTGCAATCGAAGCGGCAGAATATTTTAAAAATACATTTGACCGCTTGTTGGAAGGAGTGGAAACAACTGACTTAATTCACTTAAGCAAAAGAGCACAGGAAGAAGTAAAGAAATTTAGAGAATTTAAACTTGATTTGATCCGGAGGCATTTACAGGGAAAAATTGATATCCACCTTTCGCCAACTTTTATTAATCATATGGTGAACGAGCTGGACGAATACGCAAGAATTTTAGCATATCTGAAAAAAAGGGAAGTTCCTCCTATTTTTCACGAACTTCATCATCATTTAATTTGGCTTCTCGACGCAGCGGGCCATGCAGGTGCAATAGATGATAATATGGATCAAGTAGAAAAACGATTGAAAAAGAAAAGTAAAGAATATACGAAACACTTTGAAGAATTTTATCTAAAGGCTGTTGAAATGACAGGTTTTTTGCGGACAAATCTTACTTCATTTCCAGCCCTTGAGAGATTCAACAAAGAAGCTTCACTCGAAATACGGCTGTTTATGAATTTTCTTATGGAACTCGAAGAGCTTGAGCTTGGCACCCAAGCTCTTGGTACTTTTGCTCCTCTAATGGCAGACCATATGTTCCGTGAAGAATGCTATTATTTATCAAAGCTAGCTGAATCTGCAGGAATTGAAAAACCAGATTGCAATCCGACAAAGCCAAGATTGAAAACTTAG
- a CDS encoding ABC transporter permease → MSSGVAEQQSALDKKRSRVLLYFSHVFTIIEMEARKLRKDPSELIMRGIQPALWLLVFGQAFSRFRMLPSGSVSYKAFLTPGILAQSVTFISIFYGISIIWERDMGLLQKVATTPIRKSALAMGKMLSASVRSLVQAIIIILLALILGIHMNFSFGAIAGVLLMVILGGAFFSGLSMVIAAIVRTRERMMGIGQLITMPLFFSSNALYPMSVMPVWLKVIATINPMSYLVDGLRGLLIAMPGSHYGLDVVVLVVAGIVVLGMNTVLYPRILSG, encoded by the coding sequence GTGTCTTCCGGAGTCGCCGAACAGCAAAGCGCCTTGGATAAGAAGCGTTCTCGGGTGCTGTTGTACTTTAGCCACGTGTTCACCATCATTGAGATGGAAGCGCGGAAATTGCGTAAAGATCCGTCTGAGTTGATCATGCGAGGTATTCAGCCAGCGCTGTGGCTGCTGGTTTTTGGGCAGGCGTTCAGCCGTTTTCGCATGTTGCCAAGTGGCAGCGTCAGCTACAAGGCGTTTTTGACACCCGGAATTTTGGCGCAATCCGTCACGTTCATTTCCATCTTTTACGGGATCTCCATCATCTGGGAACGGGATATGGGTCTTCTGCAAAAAGTCGCAACGACGCCCATTCGCAAGTCGGCGCTCGCTATGGGGAAAATGTTGTCTGCATCGGTTCGCTCACTTGTGCAGGCCATCATCATCATCTTGCTGGCGCTGATCCTCGGCATCCATATGAACTTCAGCTTCGGCGCCATTGCTGGCGTGCTGCTGATGGTGATTCTCGGAGGAGCGTTCTTCTCCGGATTATCCATGGTGATTGCAGCCATTGTGCGGACTCGGGAGCGGATGATGGGCATTGGGCAGCTCATCACCATGCCCCTGTTCTTCTCGTCGAACGCGCTGTATCCGATGTCAGTGATGCCTGTGTGGCTGAAGGTCATCGCGACCATCAATCCCATGAGCTACCTGGTTGACGGTCTCAGAGGACTGTTGATTGCGATGCCGGGTTCCCACTACGGTCTTGATGTTGTCGTATTGGTGGTCGCGGGCATTGTCGTGCTTGGAATGAATACGGTGCTGTACCCGCGTATTCTTTCAGGTTAA
- a CDS encoding ABC transporter ATP-binding protein has protein sequence MSDVTVRVSHVSKRFGDVHAVRDVSFEVFAGECFGLLGPNGAGKSTMLKMLTTLLRSDEGEIQIAGLSLAKDPTRIRECVGYVPQMLSVDGNLTGYENLLFFSKLYGLRRQEREKRIIEILELTGLGEAADRLVKTYSGGMIRKLEIGQAILHHPKVLFLDEPTVGLDPVARKGVWEHIERLQREQNMTILLTTHYMEEAESLCTRIAIMSRGQIAALGTAAELREQMGNTDASMDDVFAHYAGMFENQEGGMKSVFRSRRTAKRLG, from the coding sequence ATGAGCGATGTAACAGTTCGGGTGAGCCATGTATCGAAGCGGTTTGGCGACGTGCATGCCGTGAGGGATGTAAGTTTTGAAGTGTTTGCCGGTGAATGTTTCGGCCTGTTGGGCCCCAATGGCGCGGGCAAGTCTACAATGTTGAAGATGCTGACAACCCTGCTGCGGTCCGACGAGGGTGAGATCCAGATTGCCGGACTTTCTCTCGCGAAGGATCCTACTCGGATCCGGGAGTGTGTAGGCTATGTTCCGCAGATGCTGTCAGTCGATGGAAACCTTACTGGGTATGAGAACTTGCTGTTCTTTTCCAAACTGTACGGGCTAAGGCGTCAGGAGCGCGAGAAGAGGATTATCGAGATCTTGGAGTTGACCGGGTTGGGGGAAGCAGCCGACAGGCTTGTGAAGACGTATTCTGGCGGGATGATTCGCAAGCTCGAAATCGGGCAGGCCATCCTTCATCATCCAAAAGTACTTTTTCTTGATGAACCGACAGTGGGGCTAGATCCGGTGGCGCGTAAAGGCGTATGGGAACATATTGAGCGACTGCAGCGCGAACAGAACATGACCATCCTCCTGACGACACATTATATGGAAGAGGCAGAGTCACTGTGCACGCGCATTGCCATCATGAGCCGTGGTCAGATTGCAGCGCTGGGTACCGCAGCTGAATTGCGTGAGCAAATGGGCAACACTGATGCCAGCATGGATGACGTGTTCGCGCATTACGCGGGTATGTTTGAAAACCAGGAGGGAGGGATGAAGAGTGTCTTCCGGAGTCGCCGAACAGCAAAGCGCCTTGGATAA
- a CDS encoding MarR family winged helix-turn-helix transcriptional regulator encodes MVSHRDSLELFSQSLQAVYRYLRRNGDTGSDGITRVQWLILWDLWRHQERTIGELAEKLDVRPSTMSQMIDRLQLAGLVHRYQDINDARARIVRLTDSGKERIQRLKDTRTQLLAEPFQQLDEDEQATLVELMEKLASFLPKRGD; translated from the coding sequence ATGGTGAGCCATCGGGATAGTCTTGAACTGTTTTCACAATCTTTGCAAGCCGTTTACCGATATCTCAGGCGGAACGGAGACACAGGGAGCGACGGAATCACACGTGTGCAGTGGCTCATTCTTTGGGATTTGTGGCGGCACCAGGAGCGTACGATTGGTGAGTTGGCGGAGAAACTGGATGTGCGCCCGAGCACGATGTCACAAATGATAGACCGCCTGCAGTTGGCTGGGCTCGTGCATCGGTATCAAGATATCAACGATGCGCGCGCGCGAATTGTTCGGTTGACGGACTCGGGGAAAGAGCGAATTCAACGCTTGAAGGATACACGGACACAATTGTTGGCTGAGCCATTTCAACAACTGGACGAAGATGAACAGGCGACTCTGGTTGAGTTGATGGAGAAGCTCGCCAGCTTTCTGCCGAAACGGGGGGACTGA
- a CDS encoding PTS fructose transporter subunit IIC, producing MERFKGKHVIQTAVADGIRKPEELIRRAINQDASVYRGGSSVGTAEMKSEHKERTGIYKHLMNGVSNMLPFVVGGGILIAISFLFGYNAFDPKDPSYNPIAAALMTIGGKTAFGLIVPVLAGFIAMSIADRPGFAPGMIGGMLAASGGAGFLGGIIAGFLAGYLVVGLKKAFAGLPASLDGIKTILLYPLFGIALTGFLMLYVVNKPVGALNSAITHWLSGLGTGNAVLLGIVLGLMMAFDMGGPVNKAAYVFGTGLLANGVYEPMAAVMAAGMVPPLGIALATLLFRNKFTKQEKDAGKANIIMGLSFITEGAIPFAAADPLRVIPSIMAGSAVAGALSMMFGIGLRAPHGGVFVVPLVEGSWFMYLVAIFAGAVVSALLIGFLKKPIEK from the coding sequence ATGGAGCGCTTCAAAGGGAAACATGTCATCCAGACGGCTGTTGCTGACGGAATTCGCAAGCCGGAGGAATTAATCAGACGTGCAATAAACCAGGATGCCTCTGTTTATAGAGGCGGCTCATCTGTTGGAACAGCTGAAATGAAATCTGAACATAAAGAAAGAACCGGCATTTATAAGCACTTGATGAACGGTGTTTCCAACATGCTTCCGTTCGTTGTTGGGGGCGGAATTTTGATAGCGATTTCATTCTTGTTTGGATATAACGCTTTTGATCCCAAAGATCCTTCTTATAATCCGATTGCTGCGGCATTAATGACTATTGGCGGCAAAACCGCATTTGGATTGATTGTTCCAGTTTTGGCTGGATTTATAGCAATGAGTATTGCAGATCGTCCAGGTTTTGCACCTGGTATGATCGGCGGGATGTTGGCTGCAAGCGGCGGAGCAGGTTTTCTTGGCGGAATAATTGCCGGCTTTCTTGCCGGTTATTTGGTAGTCGGCTTGAAAAAAGCATTTGCTGGATTGCCGGCGTCACTTGATGGGATTAAAACAATTCTACTGTATCCTTTATTCGGAATTGCCTTAACAGGTTTCTTAATGCTTTATGTTGTCAATAAGCCGGTCGGTGCTTTAAATAGTGCAATTACTCACTGGTTATCAGGACTTGGAACAGGAAATGCCGTTCTGCTAGGGATCGTGCTAGGATTAATGATGGCATTTGATATGGGTGGCCCGGTTAATAAAGCTGCATACGTATTCGGTACTGGCCTACTGGCAAACGGCGTTTATGAGCCAATGGCAGCTGTTATGGCGGCTGGTATGGTTCCTCCGTTAGGAATTGCTTTAGCTACACTTTTATTTAGAAATAAATTTACAAAACAAGAAAAAGATGCCGGAAAAGCAAATATTATTATGGGATTATCATTTATTACGGAAGGTGCGATTCCATTTGCGGCTGCTGATCCTCTTCGTGTCATTCCTTCGATTATGGCAGGCTCAGCCGTTGCAGGAGCTCTTTCAATGATGTTTGGGATTGGACTCCGCGCTCCACATGGCGGTGTGTTTGTAGTGCCGCTTGTAGAAGGCAGCTGGTTCATGTACTTGGTGGCTATTTTCGCGGGTGCAGTTGTGAGCGCACTGTTAATCGGATTTTTGAAAAAACCAATTGAAAAATAG
- the pfkB gene encoding 1-phosphofructokinase, with the protein MIYTLTLNPSVDYIVQLEEVKIGDLNRSVNETKFPGGKGINVSRVLKRMGVSSKVLGFIGGFTGKYLENYLQNEKIETDFVKVKEDTRINIKIKTEKETEINAKGPDISGKDFEALKEKIKQLTNEDLLVLAGSIPATMPNTTYEELVKICSENGTGFVVDAEGDLLKKVIPYKPFLIKPNHHELGELFDTNITSSEEAIEYGKKLVQMGAQHVIVSLAEKGAVFINENISLIAEVPKGEVKSSVGAGDSMVAGFLAKYEATKDVKEAFRYSVASGSATAFSIGLCTSEKVEKLLPHVSIK; encoded by the coding sequence ATGATTTATACATTGACATTAAATCCGTCTGTTGATTATATCGTTCAACTGGAAGAGGTTAAGATTGGAGATTTAAACCGGTCTGTAAATGAGACGAAATTCCCAGGCGGAAAAGGAATAAATGTTTCTCGAGTATTAAAAAGAATGGGAGTATCAAGCAAGGTACTCGGCTTTATTGGCGGTTTCACCGGAAAATACTTAGAAAATTATTTGCAAAATGAAAAAATAGAAACCGATTTTGTAAAAGTCAAAGAAGATACAAGAATCAATATTAAAATTAAAACAGAGAAAGAAACAGAGATCAACGCAAAAGGCCCGGACATTTCTGGGAAAGACTTTGAAGCTCTCAAGGAAAAAATCAAGCAGCTGACAAACGAAGACTTGCTTGTTTTAGCTGGAAGTATTCCAGCGACAATGCCAAATACGACATATGAAGAGCTTGTGAAAATCTGTTCAGAAAACGGAACCGGATTTGTCGTTGATGCAGAAGGGGATTTGCTCAAAAAAGTTATTCCATATAAGCCGTTCCTCATTAAGCCAAACCATCACGAACTTGGGGAACTTTTTGATACAAATATCACTTCTAGTGAAGAAGCAATCGAATATGGGAAGAAGCTTGTGCAAATGGGCGCCCAACATGTGATTGTTTCACTGGCCGAAAAGGGAGCTGTTTTTATCAATGAAAATATTTCCTTAATTGCAGAAGTGCCGAAAGGAGAAGTAAAAAGTTCAGTTGGAGCGGGAGACTCGATGGTAGCCGGTTTTTTGGCAAAATATGAAGCAACAAAAGATGTAAAAGAAGCTTTCCGATACAGTGTGGCATCCGGAAGTGCAACCGCTTTTTCAATTGGATTATGCACCTCAGAAAAAGTCGAAAAATTATTGCCTCATGTCTCAATTAAATAA
- a CDS encoding DeoR/GlpR family DNA-binding transcription regulator gives MLTPERHQLILQLLKEKQTVKIQELVDLTKTSESTIRRDLTQLEKGKFLKRIHGGAARLQGKLQEPSMNEKSSKNLHEKRQIAQYAAQLVEEGDCIYLDAGSTVLEMIPYLPKDIVVVTNGLMHLGALLDRNITTYIIGGFAKRTTNAVIGRGAVASLELYRFDKCFMGVNGIHPEFGYTTPDQEEAFIKQTAISLSREAFVLADSSKFSEIAFAKFGDLHEATIITNELDTESSELYKSRTTIKVVTV, from the coding sequence TTGTTAACTCCGGAACGTCATCAATTAATCTTGCAGCTTTTAAAAGAAAAACAGACGGTAAAAATTCAAGAACTGGTGGACTTAACAAAAACATCTGAATCAACAATCCGCCGCGATTTAACGCAACTTGAAAAAGGGAAATTTTTAAAGCGCATACATGGTGGTGCGGCACGGCTTCAGGGGAAGCTCCAGGAACCGAGCATGAATGAAAAATCATCCAAAAACCTTCATGAAAAGCGCCAGATCGCTCAATATGCGGCACAATTGGTAGAAGAGGGTGATTGCATCTATTTGGATGCAGGTTCGACGGTACTGGAAATGATTCCTTATCTTCCAAAAGATATTGTTGTTGTGACAAACGGTTTGATGCATCTTGGAGCATTACTTGATCGCAATATAACCACTTATATTATTGGCGGTTTTGCTAAGCGGACAACAAATGCCGTGATTGGAAGAGGCGCGGTCGCAAGCCTCGAGCTTTATCGATTTGATAAATGCTTTATGGGCGTGAACGGGATTCACCCAGAGTTTGGCTATACTACACCCGATCAGGAAGAGGCATTCATTAAACAAACGGCGATTTCTTTATCGAGGGAGGCGTTTGTTTTAGCGGATTCTTCCAAATTCTCAGAGATTGCTTTTGCAAAATTTGGCGATCTTCATGAAGCAACCATTATTACGAATGAACTAGATACAGAATCAAGTGAACTATACAAAAGCAGAACAACGATAAAGGTCGTGACAGTATGA
- a CDS encoding DoxX family protein, translating into MNAGILIIRLVIGLSFMGHGAQKLFGWFGGHGLKGTGGFFESIGIKPGYQMALLAGLAEFIGGALFALGLFTPLAAVLIAGTMVVAIVKVHGSNGFWATQNGYEYNLVLLAVAVGVALIGAGSYSIDAIIFGS; encoded by the coding sequence ATGAATGCAGGTATCTTAATTATAAGATTAGTTATAGGACTTTCATTTATGGGACATGGAGCTCAAAAATTGTTTGGCTGGTTTGGGGGCCACGGCTTAAAAGGAACAGGCGGATTTTTTGAATCAATTGGAATCAAACCTGGATACCAAATGGCATTATTAGCAGGACTTGCTGAATTTATTGGCGGAGCTTTATTTGCACTTGGGCTTTTCACTCCTCTGGCAGCTGTTTTAATTGCCGGAACAATGGTGGTTGCAATAGTAAAAGTTCATGGTTCTAACGGTTTTTGGGCTACGCAAAACGGTTATGAATATAATCTTGTTTTGCTTGCAGTTGCCGTCGGTGTTGCTCTTATTGGAGCAGGAAGCTATTCAATTGATGCGATCATTTTTGGATCTTAA
- a CDS encoding Rrf2 family transcriptional regulator, whose translation MKISSRFTVAVHILSLLALERNKVCTSEWIAGSVNTNPVVIRRVLGMLKKAELVFVRAGAGGASLAKSLKEITLLDVYRAVNVVEEGELFQFHEHPNPNCPVGSSIQPVLELVLLKAQNAMEKVLEEITMEDITAGIVQKIKSN comes from the coding sequence ATGAAAATCAGCAGCCGTTTTACGGTAGCCGTTCATATTTTATCTTTACTGGCTTTAGAAAGAAATAAAGTTTGTACATCCGAGTGGATTGCCGGAAGTGTAAATACCAATCCTGTCGTTATTCGCAGAGTGCTTGGCATGCTTAAGAAGGCAGAGCTCGTTTTCGTCCGTGCGGGTGCCGGCGGAGCAAGTCTCGCTAAGAGCCTGAAAGAGATTACACTCTTGGATGTTTATCGGGCAGTCAATGTAGTGGAAGAAGGAGAACTGTTTCAGTTTCATGAACACCCAAATCCGAATTGTCCGGTCGGTTCAAGTATCCAACCAGTTCTTGAGCTTGTTTTACTGAAAGCGCAAAATGCGATGGAAAAAGTGCTTGAAGAAATAACGATGGAAGATATAACAGCCGGCATCGTTCAAAAAATAAAATCTAATTAA